A genomic window from Cyprinus carpio isolate SPL01 chromosome B9, ASM1834038v1, whole genome shotgun sequence includes:
- the efnb2a gene encoding ephrin-B2a — MGDSLWRYYFGVLVIACKVNLSRALILDSIYWNTTNTKFVPGQGLVLYPQIGDKMDIVCPRMEGGSTEGVEYYKLYMVPLEQLKSCQVTKADTPLLNCVKPDQDVKFTLKFQEFSPNLWGLEFFRGKDYYIISTSNGTMEGLDNQEGGVCKTKSMKIIMKVGQNPSDPISPKEYPTSYPPKHPDIGGKDTKSNEVLDKPDAAHQGEEKGDGNKSSSVIGSEVALFACIASASVIVIIIIIMLVFLLLKYRRRHRKHSPQHATTLSLSTLATPKRGGSGGNNNGSEPSDIIIPLRTADSVFCPHYEKVSGDYGHPVYIVQEMPPQSPANIYYKV, encoded by the exons ATGGGCGACTCTCTGTGGAGATATTACTTTGGAGTTCTAGTCATCGCGTGCAAGGTGAACCTGTCCCGCGCGCTCATCCTGGACTCCATATACTGGAACACGACGAATACCAA GTTCGTGCCAGGACAGGGTCTGGTGCTGTATCCACAGATCGGGGATAAGATGGACATAGTTTGCCCACGCATGGAGGGCGGCTCAACAGAAGGAGTGGAGTATTATAAACTCTATATGGTTCCTCTGGAACAGCTAAAGTCCTGTCAGGTCACAAAGGCAGACACGCCTCTACTCAACTGCGTCAAACCGGACCAGGACGTCAAATTCACCCTCAAATTCCAGGAGTTCAGCCCAAACCTTTGGGGCCTGGAGTTCTTCAGGGGGAAAGACTACTACATTATCT CTACATCTAATGGAACGATGGAAGGGCTGGATAATCAGGAAGGAGGGGTGTGTAAAACCAAGTCAATGAAAATCATCATGAAGGTTGGACAAA ACCCCTCTGATCCCATTTCCCCCAAAGAATACCCCACCAGTTACCCTCCCAAACACCCCGACATAGGGGGCAAGGACACCAAATCGAATGAAGTACTTGACAAGCCTG ATGCAGCTCATCAAGGTGAAGAGAAGGGAGATGGAAATAAATCGTCATCTGTCATCGGCTCAGAGGTTGCCCTGTTTGCCTGCATCGCCTCAGCCAGCgtcattgtcatcatcatcatcatcatgctcGTATTCCTCCTGCTGAAGTATCGACGACGCCATCGCAAACACTCGCCTCAGCACGCAACCACACTGTCCCTCAGTACATTAGCCACGCCCAAGAGGggcggcagcggcggcaacaacaacgGCTCGGAGCCTAGCGACATCATCATCCCGCTGCGGACTGCTGACAGCGTCTTCTGCCCGCATTACGAGAAAGTGAGCGGCGATTACGGACACCCCGTTTACATCGTACAGGAAATGCCGCCCCAAAGCCCAGCAAACATCTATTATAAAGTGTGA